One region of Longimicrobium sp. genomic DNA includes:
- a CDS encoding M24 family metallopeptidase, with the protein MAVTEQTVALTAETVARIQQELRARGLDGWLLYDFRGMNPVAGTLLGLPALTRRYFVLVRADGAPVALTHRIEQQPWTTWHGEKRVYSSWREMEAELASILSGVRRLAMEYTPGDAVPVVDRVPAGIVELVRAAGAEPEGSGDLISFFTARWSDEGEASHRRASAAVRETAHAAFERIAAAARAGGRTTEWEVRQWIQGEFARRGITVGGDSIVAVNANAANAHYAPSAEQHAEIRAGDLVLIDLWGKENDGAIYADQTWMAFVGDTIPERLEKMFGTLVDAREAACQMVIDRFAAGNPVSGYEVDDVARGIIEARGYGGQIIHRTGHSIDRELHGSGPNIDNMETRDTRTLIPGVGFSVEPGIYFPGDVGFRSEVNMFIGAAGPEVTTDSPQRRLYALLTDDPFAG; encoded by the coding sequence ATGGCCGTTACCGAACAGACCGTCGCCCTCACCGCCGAGACCGTCGCGCGCATCCAGCAGGAGCTTCGCGCGCGCGGGCTGGACGGCTGGCTCCTGTACGACTTCCGCGGGATGAACCCCGTCGCGGGGACCCTGCTGGGGCTGCCGGCGCTGACGCGGCGCTACTTCGTGCTGGTGCGCGCGGATGGGGCGCCGGTCGCGCTCACGCACCGCATCGAGCAGCAGCCGTGGACGACGTGGCACGGCGAGAAGCGCGTGTACTCCTCGTGGCGCGAGATGGAGGCGGAGCTGGCGTCGATCCTGAGCGGCGTCCGCCGGCTGGCGATGGAGTACACCCCCGGCGACGCCGTCCCGGTGGTGGACCGCGTGCCGGCGGGGATCGTGGAGCTGGTGCGCGCCGCCGGGGCGGAGCCGGAGGGGTCGGGCGACCTGATCTCCTTCTTCACCGCGCGCTGGAGCGACGAGGGGGAGGCGAGCCACCGCCGTGCCTCCGCCGCCGTCCGCGAGACCGCGCACGCCGCGTTCGAGCGCATCGCCGCGGCCGCGCGGGCGGGGGGGCGAACGACGGAGTGGGAGGTGCGCCAGTGGATCCAGGGGGAGTTCGCGCGCCGCGGGATCACGGTCGGGGGCGACTCGATCGTGGCCGTGAACGCCAACGCCGCCAACGCGCACTACGCCCCTTCCGCCGAGCAGCATGCCGAGATCCGCGCGGGCGACCTGGTGCTGATCGACCTCTGGGGGAAGGAGAACGACGGCGCCATCTACGCCGACCAGACGTGGATGGCGTTCGTGGGCGACACCATCCCCGAGCGGCTGGAGAAGATGTTCGGGACGCTGGTGGACGCGCGCGAGGCGGCGTGCCAGATGGTGATCGACCGCTTCGCCGCGGGGAACCCGGTGTCCGGCTACGAGGTGGACGACGTGGCGCGCGGCATCATCGAGGCGCGCGGCTACGGCGGGCAGATCATCCATCGAACCGGGCACTCCATCGACCGCGAGCTGCACGGCTCCGGCCCCAACATCGACAACATGGAGACGCGCGACACCCGCACGCTCATCCCGGGTGTCGGCTTCTCGGTGGAGCCGGGGATCTACTTCCCGGGCGACGTGGGCTTCCGCTCGGAGGTCAACATGTTCATCGGCGCGGCGGGCCCCGAGGTCACCACCGACAGCCCGCAGCGCAGGCTGTACGCGCTCCTCACCGACGATCCGTTCGCGGGATGA
- a CDS encoding metallophosphoesterase: MKTTHLLAAALTLAACSREPASVAPRAAILLAAGDIAECPRQGDEATAALLDTLPGAVAVLGDNAYERGTAEEYARCYDPSWGRHKARTRPTPGNHEYATPNAAPYYAYFGAAAGNPDEGWYSYELGAWHIVVLNSEVPRTPGSPQIQWLRADLAAHPARCTLAYWHKPRFSSGPHGANASMQPFWDALYEAGADVVLTGHDHIYERFAPMAPDGRADAARGIRSFVVGTGGRSLYAIANVAPNSEFRQNTSIGIIRFELEESGYRWRFIPTTGAPLDEGSASCH, from the coding sequence ATGAAGACGACCCACCTCCTCGCCGCCGCCCTGACCCTCGCCGCCTGCTCGCGCGAGCCGGCGTCGGTAGCGCCGCGAGCCGCCATCCTGCTGGCTGCGGGCGACATCGCGGAGTGCCCGCGGCAGGGAGACGAGGCCACCGCCGCGCTCCTCGACACGCTGCCGGGCGCCGTGGCGGTGCTGGGCGACAACGCGTACGAGCGCGGGACGGCGGAGGAGTACGCCCGCTGCTACGACCCGAGCTGGGGCCGGCACAAGGCGCGCACCCGCCCCACGCCGGGCAACCACGAGTACGCCACGCCCAACGCGGCGCCCTACTACGCCTACTTCGGCGCGGCGGCTGGGAATCCGGACGAGGGATGGTACAGCTACGAGCTCGGCGCGTGGCACATCGTGGTGCTCAACAGCGAGGTGCCGCGCACGCCGGGTTCGCCGCAGATCCAGTGGCTGCGCGCGGACCTGGCGGCGCACCCGGCGCGCTGTACGCTGGCATATTGGCACAAGCCGCGCTTCAGCTCGGGCCCGCACGGCGCCAACGCGTCGATGCAGCCCTTCTGGGACGCGCTCTACGAGGCGGGCGCCGACGTGGTGCTCACCGGCCACGACCACATCTACGAGCGCTTCGCCCCCATGGCGCCGGATGGGCGCGCGGACGCGGCGCGAGGGATCCGGTCGTTCGTCGTGGGCACCGGCGGGCGAAGCCTGTATGCCATCGCCAACGTCGCCCCCAACAGCGAATTCCGGCAGAACACGTCCATCGGCATCATCCGCTTCGAGCTGGAGGAGAGCGGCTACCGCTGGCGCTTCATCCCCACCACCGGCGCGCCGCTGGACGAGGGTAGCGCGAGCTGCCACTGA
- a CDS encoding biliverdin-producing heme oxygenase: MEATTRTRPAILELLRDRTRAAHDRAEEALPLLDPSLDAARYRAILAGFWGFHAALEPRLAAVAELRELGLDPAERRKLPRLEHDLRTLGTDPARLPLADAVPEVEGAAAALGCMYVLEGATLGGRVISRHLAARGIGPDTGGAFFAGYGDETGEMWKSFSAAIGEYAEAHPESIARIVEAADKTFTLLERWLARAIEYRAF, translated from the coding sequence TTGGAAGCAACCACACGCACCCGCCCCGCCATCCTGGAGCTGCTGCGGGATCGCACCCGCGCGGCGCACGACCGCGCCGAGGAAGCGCTCCCGCTCCTCGACCCGTCGCTGGACGCGGCGCGCTACCGGGCGATCCTGGCGGGCTTCTGGGGCTTCCACGCCGCGTTGGAGCCGCGCCTCGCCGCCGTGGCGGAGCTGCGCGAGCTGGGGCTGGATCCTGCGGAGCGCCGCAAGCTGCCGCGCCTGGAGCACGACCTGCGCACCCTCGGCACGGACCCGGCGCGGCTTCCCCTGGCCGACGCGGTGCCGGAGGTGGAGGGCGCGGCGGCGGCCCTGGGGTGCATGTACGTGCTGGAGGGGGCCACGCTTGGAGGCCGCGTCATCAGCCGCCACCTCGCCGCCCGGGGCATCGGGCCAGACACCGGCGGGGCCTTCTTCGCCGGCTACGGCGACGAGACGGGCGAGATGTGGAAGTCGTTCTCCGCCGCCATCGGCGAGTACGCCGAAGCGCATCCGGAGAGCATCGCCCGCATCGTAGAGGCGGCGGACAAGACGTTCACCCTGCTGGAGCGCTGGCTCGCCCGCGCAATTGAATACCGTGCGTTCTGA
- a CDS encoding GvpL/GvpF family gas vesicle protein — protein sequence MTDAAVVPIDASRAARGISLLGVIPLDGGALPEWEPAEPRLAVRLVGFQDVAAIVCAAPPAGGDADPLHVTARHWEVHRALLHGDVVPAPPGVVFGGDDEVVHFLSESYATLRGALARVAGRWEFRLHVDVVDAAFPHVKALDLATHIYADLRRLAGAAIPTPSEETRILSAAFLVQRSASAAFRDHVEHLSQLNSALELDLTGPWPAYDFVQMHG from the coding sequence ATGACCGACGCGGCGGTGGTGCCGATCGACGCGTCGCGCGCCGCGCGTGGGATCTCGCTGCTCGGCGTGATCCCGCTGGACGGCGGCGCGCTGCCGGAGTGGGAGCCGGCGGAGCCGCGGCTGGCCGTGCGTCTCGTCGGCTTCCAGGACGTAGCGGCGATCGTGTGCGCGGCCCCGCCCGCCGGCGGCGACGCGGACCCGCTCCACGTGACGGCGCGCCACTGGGAGGTGCACCGCGCGCTGCTGCACGGCGACGTCGTCCCAGCGCCGCCGGGCGTGGTGTTCGGCGGCGACGACGAGGTGGTCCACTTCCTCAGCGAGTCGTACGCCACGCTGCGCGGCGCGCTGGCGCGGGTGGCGGGGCGCTGGGAGTTCCGCCTGCACGTGGACGTGGTGGACGCGGCCTTTCCGCACGTCAAGGCGCTGGACCTGGCGACGCACATCTACGCCGACCTGCGCCGGCTGGCGGGCGCCGCCATCCCCACGCCTTCGGAGGAGACGCGCATCCTGAGCGCCGCCTTCCTCGTGCAGCGCTCCGCCTCCGCCGCATTCCGCGACCACGTGGAGCACCTGTCGCAGCTCAACTCCGCGTTGGAGCTGGACCTGACGGGCCCGTGGCCGGCGTATGATTTCGTGCAGATGCACGGGTAG
- a CDS encoding DUF4159 domain-containing protein: MKRLRAAAAACLLVLVAASARPEPFIWATLRYESGDWDSAPLVPTNLLHSVAQYTSIPVAAQGTVVDLASPELFRFPFVYMTGHLPVRFSRQESANLKAFVERGGFLFIDDHNHDVDGAFHKTAVAELARIFGPRALRPIPNDHELYRAFFTFPKGPPTTSHELNGWGDNLVHEQLLGIQVNGRIGILYSNKDYSSEWSYHARNKRFQALDNTRFGVNIVVYALTR; encoded by the coding sequence GTGAAGCGCCTCCGGGCCGCGGCCGCCGCGTGCCTCCTGGTGCTCGTTGCCGCGTCGGCGCGTCCGGAGCCGTTCATCTGGGCCACCCTGCGCTACGAGTCAGGCGACTGGGACTCCGCGCCGCTGGTGCCGACGAACCTCCTGCACTCGGTGGCGCAGTACACCTCCATCCCCGTCGCCGCGCAGGGGACGGTGGTGGACCTCGCCAGCCCGGAGCTCTTCCGCTTCCCCTTCGTCTACATGACGGGGCACCTCCCGGTGCGCTTCAGCCGCCAGGAGAGCGCGAACCTGAAGGCGTTCGTGGAGCGCGGCGGCTTCCTCTTCATCGACGACCACAACCACGACGTGGACGGCGCCTTCCACAAGACCGCGGTGGCGGAACTGGCGCGCATCTTTGGACCCCGAGCGCTGCGCCCGATCCCCAACGACCACGAGCTTTACCGCGCGTTCTTCACCTTCCCTAAAGGCCCGCCCACCACCAGCCACGAACTGAACGGCTGGGGCGACAACCTGGTCCACGAGCAGCTCCTGGGGATCCAGGTGAACGGCCGCATCGGCATCCTCTACTCGAACAAGGACTACTCTTCCGAGTGGAGCTACCACGCGCGCAACAAGCGCTTCCAGGCCCTGGACAACACGCGCTTCGGGGTCAACATCGTGGTGTACGCGCTGACGCGATGA
- a CDS encoding alpha/beta fold hydrolase has translation MRRWLVAGLALVGLASGAAAQGTGARLPGNYNGALDAGVMKLRLALSIERGANGALSGVLTSVDQGGARVPVTVLPQGDTAVRIEAMGAAFQARISANGDTLAGTWEQGGAKLPLTLVRGAALAAVPARPQEPKRPFPYREEEVSFASVPGVRIAGTLTLPQGRGPFPAAVLITGSGQQDRDESLMGHKPFLVLSDYLTRRGIAVLRMDDRGEGGSTGDFGAATSADFANDVEAAVRFLAARQDVARNKIGLIGHSEGGVIAPMVATRSPGVAYVVMLAGTGIPGDSLLRLQGAAVLRSSGASEEMVRRQGEEQGRIFAAARAGRDSADVARRIRAALTPQERAAGASSPDSIPAQMRPLLAPWFRYFLAYDPRPALRRLTVPTLALNGSLDVQVPARENLAAIDSALRAAGNRDYRVMELPALNHLFQTARTGSPGEYATIEETMSPAALEAVASWIVQRFVR, from the coding sequence ATGCGTCGATGGCTGGTGGCGGGGCTCGCGCTGGTAGGGCTCGCTTCGGGGGCCGCGGCGCAGGGGACGGGCGCGCGGCTGCCCGGGAACTACAATGGGGCGCTGGATGCGGGGGTGATGAAGCTGCGCCTGGCGCTCTCCATCGAGCGGGGGGCGAATGGCGCGCTCAGCGGGGTGCTGACGAGCGTGGACCAGGGCGGCGCCCGTGTGCCTGTCACGGTGCTGCCGCAGGGGGACACGGCGGTCAGGATCGAGGCGATGGGGGCGGCGTTCCAGGCGCGGATCTCGGCCAACGGGGACACGCTGGCCGGCACGTGGGAGCAGGGTGGCGCGAAGCTGCCGCTCACTCTGGTGCGCGGGGCGGCACTGGCGGCGGTGCCCGCCCGCCCGCAGGAGCCGAAGCGCCCCTTTCCGTACCGCGAGGAGGAGGTCTCGTTCGCGTCGGTGCCGGGGGTGCGGATCGCGGGGACGCTGACGCTGCCGCAGGGGCGCGGACCGTTTCCGGCCGCGGTGCTCATCACCGGCTCCGGGCAGCAGGACCGCGACGAGTCGCTGATGGGGCACAAGCCCTTCCTGGTGCTTTCCGACTACCTGACGCGCCGCGGGATCGCCGTGCTGCGCATGGACGACCGCGGCGAGGGCGGCTCCACCGGCGACTTCGGCGCCGCCACGTCCGCGGACTTCGCGAACGACGTGGAGGCGGCGGTCCGCTTCCTGGCTGCGCGGCAGGACGTGGCGCGGAACAAGATCGGGCTGATCGGGCACAGCGAGGGCGGGGTCATCGCGCCGATGGTGGCGACGCGCTCGCCCGGCGTGGCGTACGTGGTGATGCTCGCCGGCACGGGCATCCCCGGGGATTCGCTCCTGCGGCTGCAGGGCGCGGCGGTGCTGCGATCCTCCGGGGCATCGGAAGAGATGGTGCGGCGCCAGGGCGAGGAGCAGGGCCGCATCTTCGCCGCCGCACGCGCGGGGCGTGACAGCGCGGACGTCGCGCGCCGGATCCGTGCCGCGCTGACGCCCCAGGAGCGCGCCGCAGGCGCCTCGTCGCCGGACTCCATCCCGGCGCAGATGCGGCCGCTACTCGCCCCCTGGTTCCGCTACTTCCTGGCGTACGATCCGCGCCCCGCGCTGCGCCGCCTGACGGTGCCCACGCTGGCGCTGAACGGGTCGCTGGACGTGCAGGTGCCGGCCAGGGAGAACCTCGCGGCGATCGACTCGGCGCTGCGCGCGGCCGGGAACCGCGACTACCGTGTGATGGAGCTTCCGGCGCTCAACCACCTCTTCCAGACCGCCCGCACCGGCTCCCCCGGCGAGTACGCCACGATCGAGGAGACGATGTCGCCCGCCGCGCTGGAGGCGGTGGCGAGCTGGATCGTGCAGCGGTTCGTCCGGTAG
- a CDS encoding response regulator yields the protein MPGHTILLVEDNDDNRVVYRTMLAHFGFRVVEATDGHEALRLVRDDRPDLILMDISIPVMDGWETTRTLKADPDTASIPVIAVTAHALESDRARAEQIGFNLFLTKPVEPRRVVTEVRRLLGLEQTP from the coding sequence ATGCCCGGCCACACGATCCTGCTGGTGGAAGACAACGACGACAACCGCGTGGTCTACCGCACGATGCTGGCGCACTTCGGCTTCCGCGTGGTGGAGGCGACCGATGGGCACGAGGCGCTCCGGCTCGTGCGCGACGACCGCCCGGACCTGATCCTGATGGACATCTCGATCCCGGTGATGGACGGCTGGGAGACGACGCGCACCCTCAAGGCCGATCCTGACACGGCGAGCATCCCGGTGATCGCCGTCACCGCGCACGCCCTGGAATCGGACCGCGCGCGCGCCGAGCAGATCGGCTTCAACCTCTTCCTCACCAAGCCCGTGGAGCCGCGCCGCGTGGTCACCGAAGTCCGCCGCCTGCTGGGCCTGGAACAGACGCCGTAG
- a CDS encoding methyltransferase domain-containing protein: protein MSSPPPNAPGPRRDRVPSMLDLVRLSREVVFPPGGEALYRKIASLTEMQAGMEVLDAACGRGVSTRFLAESFGVHGVGVDSDPELVAEAERRAREGAAAGLAYEAGALDDLPYKDGIFDVAIGELGLGALADPRRAVAELARVTKPFGCVVLVQLIWTGNVDPGRRETLVRHLGARPLILVEWKQLLRDAGVVDLVVEDWSDTPSPFRPSSSGPFPDFTEIFTFREKMGIFMRALRRWGWRGVRGAVVREREIHQLLTRERVLGLTMIKGTRWSPEAIEHS, encoded by the coding sequence ATGTCGTCGCCGCCTCCGAACGCGCCCGGCCCGCGCCGCGACCGCGTACCCTCCATGCTGGACCTGGTGCGCCTGAGCCGCGAGGTGGTGTTTCCGCCCGGCGGCGAAGCGCTGTACCGCAAGATCGCGAGCCTCACCGAGATGCAGGCCGGTATGGAGGTGCTGGACGCCGCCTGCGGGCGCGGCGTCTCCACCCGCTTCCTGGCCGAGTCGTTCGGGGTGCACGGCGTGGGCGTGGACAGCGACCCCGAGCTGGTTGCCGAGGCCGAGCGCCGCGCCCGCGAAGGGGCGGCGGCGGGGCTCGCTTACGAGGCCGGGGCGCTGGACGATCTGCCGTACAAGGACGGGATCTTCGACGTCGCCATCGGCGAGCTGGGGCTGGGGGCGCTGGCGGACCCGCGCCGCGCCGTGGCCGAGCTGGCCCGCGTCACCAAGCCGTTCGGGTGCGTGGTGCTGGTGCAGCTCATCTGGACGGGGAACGTGGACCCCGGCCGGCGTGAGACCCTGGTGCGGCACCTGGGCGCCCGTCCGCTCATCCTGGTGGAGTGGAAGCAGCTCCTGCGCGACGCGGGCGTGGTGGACCTGGTGGTGGAGGACTGGTCCGACACGCCCTCGCCGTTTCGGCCCTCGAGCTCAGGGCCGTTCCCGGACTTCACCGAGATCTTCACCTTCCGCGAGAAGATGGGCATCTTCATGCGCGCGCTGCGCAGGTGGGGGTGGCGCGGGGTGCGCGGCGCTGTCGTGCGCGAGCGGGAGATCCACCAGCTCCTCACCCGCGAGCGGGTGCTGGGGCTCACCATGATCAAGGGGACGCGCTGGTCGCCCGAGGCGATCGAGCATTCCTGA
- a CDS encoding MoxR family ATPase — protein sequence MEVEALLGDTARLRAQVQRRIVGQEAVLDEVLVCLLAGGHALLVGVPGLAKTLLVRTLSEAMELEFRRVQFTPDLMPGDITGTEVIEEDRTTGRRAARFIRGPVFTQVLLADEINRTPPKTQAALLEAMQEGRVTVGGEDMILPRPFFVLATQNPLEQEGTYPLPEAQLDRFMLDIRLDYPSEEEEVQILRATTGVADPAVEPVLDAERVLTLQRWTREVPVADNVFRYAASLVRATRPGDGDDEVKKWVRWGAGPRAGQALILGAKARALLAGRFHATLDDVRRVALPVLRHRVLVNFHAEAEGVTPDAVVARLLETVAAPKSGL from the coding sequence ATGGAGGTCGAAGCGCTCCTGGGCGACACCGCCCGCCTGCGGGCGCAGGTCCAGCGCCGCATCGTGGGCCAGGAGGCGGTGCTTGACGAGGTACTGGTGTGCCTGCTCGCGGGCGGCCACGCGCTCCTGGTGGGCGTCCCCGGCCTCGCCAAGACGCTCCTGGTGCGCACCCTTTCCGAGGCGATGGAGCTGGAGTTCCGGCGCGTGCAGTTCACGCCGGACCTGATGCCGGGCGACATCACCGGCACCGAGGTGATCGAGGAGGACCGCACCACGGGCCGGCGCGCGGCTCGCTTCATCCGCGGCCCCGTCTTCACGCAGGTGCTGCTGGCCGACGAGATCAACCGCACCCCGCCCAAGACGCAGGCCGCGCTCCTGGAGGCGATGCAGGAGGGCCGCGTCACCGTCGGCGGCGAGGACATGATCCTGCCGCGCCCCTTCTTCGTGCTGGCCACGCAGAACCCGCTGGAGCAGGAGGGCACCTACCCGCTCCCCGAGGCGCAGCTCGACCGCTTCATGCTGGACATCCGCCTGGACTACCCGTCGGAGGAGGAGGAGGTGCAGATCCTCCGCGCCACCACCGGCGTCGCGGACCCGGCGGTGGAGCCGGTGCTGGACGCGGAGCGGGTGCTGACGCTGCAGCGGTGGACGCGCGAGGTGCCGGTGGCGGACAACGTCTTCCGCTACGCCGCTTCCCTGGTGCGCGCCACCCGCCCCGGCGACGGCGACGACGAGGTGAAGAAGTGGGTGCGCTGGGGCGCCGGTCCGCGCGCCGGCCAGGCGCTGATTCTGGGCGCCAAGGCGCGCGCCCTCCTCGCCGGCCGCTTCCACGCCACCCTGGACGACGTGCGCCGTGTGGCGCTTCCGGTGCTCCGCCACCGCGTCCTCGTGAACTTCCACGCGGAGGCGGAGGGCGTGACCCCCGACGCCGTCGTCGCGCGCCTGCTGGAGACGGTGGCGGCGCCGAAGAGCGGGTTGTAG
- a CDS encoding BatA domain-containing protein, translating to MLTIGAPLFLLAGALAALVPLALHLIRRRPPTRSPLPTARFLTEDARSSIRVSRPTDRLLMALRMLLLLLAGAAFARPSWVPAPRGTREVVLLDRSAAMRQADTWRRAVEQARRTLLAPDGSARGDLVLFDTSAVHLPQRRLTAATFDSLAAAGPSAHPASYAAALRAIDPAARTVRGADSVRVTVLSALRWGGWRPGMAALRQAAWPGAIRLPLVALPSPPDTAAPSEPEPRRSAVVIASGGAGRFVIPALEATGWTTRAVDRPSSLPADARLIVVTRPAGDLRAVAEAGATVVVDAGGAGSPMPGWLPVQGTAARLQSDAGDVWFGPDLRLPGATTRADIRPKRGATVLAAWDDGRPAVVAARLGKGCIVFAGTRLEDGGLPLSPAFPRALERMARACNLERTGDAMLPLDAGARAILGGRGAAVVNAAAGGGAGSVSLGRWLMAAALLIALAETFFAYSRRGAA from the coding sequence ATGCTGACGATCGGCGCGCCGCTCTTCCTCCTGGCCGGTGCCCTCGCGGCGCTGGTCCCGCTGGCGCTGCACCTGATCCGCAGGCGCCCGCCGACGCGCTCGCCGCTCCCCACCGCGCGCTTCCTGACCGAGGACGCACGCAGCTCAATCCGCGTGAGCCGCCCCACGGACCGCCTCCTGATGGCGCTCCGCATGCTGCTCCTCCTGCTTGCGGGCGCGGCGTTCGCGCGGCCATCGTGGGTCCCGGCGCCACGGGGCACGCGCGAGGTCGTGCTCCTCGACCGCAGCGCAGCCATGCGCCAGGCCGATACGTGGCGCCGAGCCGTGGAGCAGGCGCGCCGCACCCTCCTCGCGCCGGACGGAAGCGCGCGCGGCGACCTCGTCCTCTTCGACACCTCCGCCGTCCACCTCCCGCAGCGCCGGCTCACCGCTGCGACCTTTGATTCGCTCGCTGCCGCCGGCCCCTCCGCCCACCCGGCCAGCTACGCCGCCGCCCTGCGCGCCATCGACCCCGCCGCCCGCACCGTGCGCGGCGCCGATTCGGTGCGCGTTACCGTGCTCTCCGCGCTGCGCTGGGGCGGATGGCGGCCCGGGATGGCCGCGCTTCGGCAAGCCGCCTGGCCCGGCGCGATCCGCCTCCCGTTGGTGGCTTTGCCCAGCCCGCCCGACACCGCCGCGCCGTCGGAGCCGGAGCCGCGCCGGAGCGCCGTGGTGATCGCGTCAGGCGGCGCGGGGCGCTTCGTGATCCCCGCGCTGGAGGCGACCGGCTGGACCACGCGCGCTGTCGACCGACCGTCCTCGCTCCCTGCCGATGCGCGCCTGATCGTCGTCACCCGCCCCGCTGGCGACCTGCGTGCGGTCGCTGAGGCAGGCGCGACGGTGGTCGTGGATGCAGGGGGCGCCGGCTCGCCCATGCCCGGCTGGCTCCCGGTCCAGGGCACCGCGGCCCGCCTCCAGAGCGACGCGGGCGACGTCTGGTTCGGCCCGGACCTGCGACTCCCCGGCGCCACCACCCGCGCCGACATCCGCCCCAAGCGCGGCGCGACGGTCCTGGCCGCGTGGGACGACGGGCGCCCGGCAGTCGTCGCCGCGCGTCTGGGAAAAGGGTGCATAGTATTCGCGGGAACACGCCTCGAGGATGGCGGCCTCCCGCTCTCGCCCGCCTTCCCGCGCGCACTGGAGCGGATGGCGCGCGCCTGCAACCTCGAGCGCACGGGCGATGCGATGCTGCCGCTGGATGCCGGCGCGCGCGCCATCCTCGGGGGTCGCGGCGCAGCCGTGGTCAACGCGGCGGCGGGCGGAGGCGCGGGAAGCGTGTCGCTCGGGCGCTGGCTGATGGCTGCTGCGCTACTGATCGCGCTCGCAGAAACGTTTTTTGCGTACTCGCGCAGGGGTGCCGCATGA
- a CDS encoding DUF58 domain-containing protein — MPASTTGSFLPPRLLERLGGLEIVAKTVVRGFLAGSHRSPRHGAGEDFAKHRDYQQGDDTRYLDWKLFARTDRLHVREYEEHSNLSAFLVLDASLSMDFADGDDPSKLRYACYVAAALAHLMLGSGDAVGLAAFGAQPQLLSPPRARRGQLHDLLLQMERLRPAGSGSAAEILDRVGGALPRGGRVVLVSDLLEDDDGDALIASAGRLRARGDEVIVMRVLTRVEAGERGGGAGLFFDPEHPEREIPAVPESDAGYARRVAEYYARIADRLRERGVEYVALTTAQPVESALAAWATARRG, encoded by the coding sequence ATGCCCGCATCGACGACCGGCTCCTTTCTCCCCCCGCGGCTCCTGGAGCGGCTGGGCGGGCTGGAGATCGTGGCGAAGACGGTGGTGCGCGGCTTCCTGGCGGGGTCGCACCGGTCGCCGCGGCACGGGGCGGGGGAGGACTTCGCCAAGCACCGCGACTACCAGCAGGGCGACGACACGCGTTACCTCGATTGGAAGCTCTTTGCGCGCACCGACCGGCTGCACGTGCGCGAGTACGAGGAGCACTCCAACCTCTCCGCGTTCCTGGTGCTCGACGCCTCTCTCTCGATGGACTTCGCGGATGGCGACGATCCCTCCAAGCTGCGCTACGCCTGCTACGTCGCCGCCGCGCTCGCGCACCTGATGCTCGGTTCGGGCGACGCGGTGGGACTGGCGGCGTTCGGCGCGCAGCCGCAACTCCTCAGCCCGCCTCGCGCGCGCCGCGGCCAGCTCCACGACCTCCTTCTCCAGATGGAGCGCCTGCGCCCGGCCGGCAGCGGGAGCGCGGCGGAGATCCTGGACCGCGTGGGCGGTGCCCTTCCACGCGGCGGGCGCGTCGTGCTTGTATCGGACCTGCTGGAGGATGACGATGGCGACGCCCTGATCGCCTCCGCCGGCCGGCTGCGCGCGCGCGGCGACGAGGTGATCGTAATGCGCGTCCTGACGCGGGTGGAGGCGGGGGAGCGCGGGGGCGGGGCGGGGCTTTTCTTCGATCCCGAGCATCCAGAGCGCGAGATCCCCGCCGTTCCAGAATCCGATGCGGGGTACGCGCGCCGCGTGGCCGAGTACTACGCCCGCATCGCAGACCGGCTGCGCGAGCGTGGGGTCGAGTACGTCGCGCTGACGACCGCGCAACCGGTGGAATCCGCGCTGGCGGCGTGGGCCACGGCCCGGCGAGGGTAG